A window from Vibrio cortegadensis encodes these proteins:
- a CDS encoding phosphatase PAP2 family protein, which produces MSQRSTQWLHFTLLFSITFISIIGLSYSFPSHAQSTALPDNIRGALCLVRADEQIVLVNEKITGKFSLPGGGISPHEPASAAAEREAWEETGLVVTAKSVIGYTDTAVIFDCVSDSELVAYEFQNREGGYVLPIWFAPHYGVETNSAMLIDPNRVNASQYRYPEQWNAIRKIFAIASEQPALYLEDLINAAPVFHQREIELIQKIQNSISSLPEPLSNIIGSIIITGDIFGQSWLILILFPLLFSCVKKQAAIKVMFVFVCTSLLALVARQGFSLPAPYAYFPELQRLPDVGLSFPNIAITLWVSCSLVLMSSLKWLDWNKFSALIFTIGVWFGLSQLCAGVTYFSDIVAGAILGVLIAWHVERLERKPEIDLGKLLSSKGLWCGMALICLILMMIWPQPIFTQWLSLIILIAVVFSLPSNMFKFEDRSLIPLIGSIGVMIISIFLLNYLKDQLSFSSIYVLIIESIRFPTMIVIWLLFYLSRFSMKRE; this is translated from the coding sequence GTGTCTCAGCGATCGACTCAATGGCTTCATTTTACCCTTCTGTTTAGCATCACCTTTATTTCGATTATCGGCCTCAGCTATTCATTTCCTTCTCATGCTCAAAGCACAGCGCTACCGGATAATATTCGAGGTGCTTTATGCTTAGTTCGGGCTGATGAACAAATTGTATTAGTCAATGAGAAAATTACAGGTAAGTTTTCTCTTCCTGGCGGTGGGATATCACCACATGAGCCCGCAAGCGCTGCCGCTGAACGTGAAGCATGGGAAGAGACGGGTTTAGTGGTAACGGCAAAGAGCGTCATTGGATACACTGATACGGCGGTTATCTTTGATTGTGTATCTGATTCTGAACTGGTGGCTTATGAGTTCCAGAATCGGGAAGGTGGGTATGTCTTGCCTATTTGGTTTGCTCCACACTATGGCGTAGAGACGAACTCTGCGATGTTGATTGACCCGAATCGAGTGAATGCTTCGCAGTATCGATACCCAGAACAATGGAATGCCATTCGCAAAATATTCGCCATCGCAAGCGAGCAACCGGCATTATATTTAGAAGATTTGATTAATGCTGCTCCGGTCTTTCATCAGCGCGAAATCGAGCTGATCCAAAAAATACAAAATTCAATTTCGTCGCTGCCGGAACCGTTATCTAATATTATTGGATCTATTATTATTACGGGAGATATATTTGGTCAATCTTGGCTGATATTGATCCTATTTCCGCTCTTGTTTTCTTGTGTGAAAAAACAGGCGGCTATAAAGGTAATGTTTGTTTTTGTTTGTACTTCATTGTTGGCTCTCGTCGCTAGACAGGGTTTCTCTTTGCCTGCTCCTTATGCCTATTTCCCGGAGTTACAACGCTTACCTGATGTTGGATTAAGTTTTCCTAATATCGCGATTACATTGTGGGTGAGCTGTTCGTTAGTGTTAATGTCGAGTCTAAAATGGCTAGATTGGAACAAATTTTCAGCATTAATTTTTACGATAGGAGTGTGGTTTGGCTTATCACAGCTTTGTGCGGGGGTTACTTACTTTTCAGACATTGTTGCTGGCGCTATTTTAGGTGTTCTCATTGCTTGGCATGTTGAACGTTTGGAAAGAAAGCCTGAGATTGACTTAGGAAAGCTACTCTCTTCAAAAGGTTTATGGTGTGGGATGGCACTGATTTGCCTAATATTAATGATGATTTGGCCTCAACCAATATTTACTCAATGGCTAAGTTTGATCATCTTGATTGCTGTCGTGTTTTCACTGCCAAGTAATATGTTTAAATTTGAAGACCGCTCATTGATTCCTCTGATTGGTTCTATTGGCGTGATGATTATCAGTATTTTCTTACTTAATTATCTAAAAGATCAATTAAGCTTCAGCAGTATTTATGTATTGATTATTGAGAGTATTCGTTTTCCAACGATGATTGTGATTTGGTTACTGTTCTACCT
- a CDS encoding GNAT family N-acetyltransferase, which translates to MHSIEIRAAVVTDLDDLNDLMFDLHDHHHQACPEHFKTAEDIEQEKSIARYLDDPECVVYVAKQGDEIIGFITGHFCELVSTVSKPVPMGSVDELYVVPEFRQLQIAQKLFEHIEVIFEQYGVKQMFVEVWEFNQSAQHFYQKMGFTHHIQWMRKAIGKSTQKKT; encoded by the coding sequence ATGCACAGTATTGAAATTAGAGCAGCAGTTGTCACGGATCTGGATGATTTGAATGATTTAATGTTTGATTTACATGATCACCATCATCAAGCATGTCCTGAACATTTTAAAACGGCTGAAGATATTGAGCAGGAAAAAAGTATTGCTCGATATCTCGATGACCCAGAATGTGTAGTGTATGTGGCAAAGCAAGGTGATGAAATTATTGGATTTATCACCGGGCATTTTTGTGAATTAGTCTCTACGGTCAGTAAACCTGTTCCAATGGGAAGTGTTGACGAACTGTATGTTGTTCCCGAATTTAGACAATTACAAATAGCGCAGAAATTGTTTGAACATATTGAAGTCATTTTTGAACAATATGGTGTAAAACAGATGTTCGTTGAGGTTTGGGAATTTAACCAATCAGCCCAACATTTTTATCAGAAAATGGGATTCACTCATCATATTCAGTGGATGCGTAAAGCGATAGGTAAATCGACACAGAAGAAAACGTAG
- a CDS encoding propionyl-CoA synthetase yields the protein MSAYLNEYQFSQNEPEQFWRQQAQQLSWFEAPKTILQNDQNGIERWFPDGILNTSWLALDYHCDQGRGEQTAIIYDSPVTNTKKKYTYLELRDQVAKVAGMLAEQGVSKGDRVIIYMPMIPEAAMAMLACARLGAIHSVVFGGFAPNELAVRIEDAEPKVIMTASCGIEVNKVLPYKPLVDQAIMDSRWKPEKVFVHQRPECLATLDNERDIEWNSAAASALPHACVPLLSTDPLYILYTSGTTGKPKGVVRDNGGHAVAMKYSMSTIYDMPQDGVFWAASDVGWVVGHSYIVYAPLIHGCTTVLFEGKPVRTPDPGAFWRVCEEYNVQALFSAPTAFRAIKKEDPNGELLAQYDLSKLKTIFMAGERLDPPTLEWVIEQTDKPVIDHWWQTETGWAIAGNPTGLELMPVKPGSATKPIPGYQVAVLNEIGDQLAANQQGFVALKRPLPPGCLPTVWRNHDRFESGYLSQFPGYYVSGDGGYLDEDGYLFIMGRIDDVINVAGHRLSTGEMEEIVGGHPAVAECAVVGVHDDLKGQMPLGLVVLKDGVKIDDLELEGELVGKVRHEIGPVACFKHALVVERLPKTRSGKILRRVIRQIADGESYTVPSTIDDPSSLTEIEQALHHE from the coding sequence ATGTCTGCTTATTTAAATGAATATCAATTTTCACAAAATGAACCTGAGCAATTTTGGCGACAGCAAGCACAGCAACTTTCATGGTTTGAAGCACCAAAAACGATTTTGCAAAATGATCAAAATGGCATTGAAAGATGGTTTCCCGATGGGATTTTAAATACATCTTGGTTGGCGTTAGATTACCACTGCGATCAAGGCCGTGGAGAGCAAACCGCAATTATTTATGATTCTCCGGTCACCAACACCAAGAAAAAATACACCTATCTTGAATTAAGAGATCAAGTTGCAAAAGTGGCTGGAATGCTAGCGGAACAAGGTGTGTCGAAAGGCGATCGCGTTATTATCTATATGCCGATGATCCCAGAAGCCGCAATGGCAATGTTAGCGTGTGCGCGACTTGGTGCGATCCACTCGGTGGTGTTCGGTGGGTTTGCCCCAAATGAGTTAGCCGTTCGAATTGAAGATGCTGAACCTAAAGTGATTATGACGGCATCATGCGGAATAGAAGTAAATAAGGTATTGCCATATAAACCACTAGTTGATCAAGCGATTATGGATAGTCGATGGAAGCCTGAAAAAGTGTTCGTTCATCAAAGACCAGAATGTTTGGCTACATTAGATAATGAACGTGATATCGAATGGAACAGTGCCGCTGCCAGTGCGCTTCCGCATGCATGCGTGCCTCTACTATCAACCGATCCACTCTATATTCTTTATACGTCAGGAACTACAGGGAAACCTAAAGGCGTGGTTCGTGATAATGGTGGACATGCCGTTGCGATGAAATACTCAATGAGCACAATTTACGATATGCCTCAAGATGGTGTTTTCTGGGCTGCATCGGATGTTGGTTGGGTTGTTGGGCACTCCTATATTGTCTACGCTCCCCTTATTCACGGTTGCACGACGGTTTTATTCGAAGGGAAACCTGTGCGAACACCAGATCCAGGTGCATTTTGGCGTGTATGTGAAGAGTATAATGTTCAAGCATTGTTCTCGGCTCCGACAGCATTTAGGGCCATAAAAAAGGAAGACCCTAATGGCGAATTGTTGGCCCAGTATGACTTATCTAAACTTAAAACTATTTTCATGGCAGGGGAACGTTTAGATCCACCAACATTAGAGTGGGTGATTGAGCAAACCGATAAGCCTGTCATCGATCACTGGTGGCAAACTGAAACTGGGTGGGCGATAGCAGGAAACCCAACAGGATTAGAATTAATGCCAGTTAAACCGGGTTCTGCTACAAAACCTATTCCTGGCTATCAAGTGGCAGTATTGAATGAAATTGGCGACCAATTAGCGGCGAATCAGCAAGGCTTTGTGGCATTGAAACGTCCATTACCTCCTGGTTGTTTACCGACGGTTTGGCGTAATCATGACAGATTTGAATCCGGTTATCTGAGTCAGTTCCCTGGTTACTATGTGTCTGGTGATGGCGGTTATTTAGATGAAGATGGTTACCTATTCATCATGGGTCGAATTGATGATGTCATTAACGTAGCAGGCCACAGGCTTTCAACCGGAGAGATGGAAGAAATTGTCGGAGGTCACCCTGCGGTGGCGGAATGTGCGGTTGTTGGCGTACATGATGATTTGAAAGGGCAAATGCCTCTAGGTTTAGTTGTACTGAAAGATGGCGTTAAAATTGATGATTTAGAATTAGAAGGGGAGCTGGTGGGTAAAGTTCGACATGAAATTGGCCCGGTCGCTTGCTTTAAACATGCTCTTGTCGTCGAACGCTTACCGAAGACTCGATCTGGTAAAATTTTACGTCGAGTGATCCGCCAGATTGCGGATGGTGAAAGTTATACAGTGCCATCGACTATTGATGATCCATCAAGCTTAACTGAAATTGAGCAAGCTCTTCATCACGAGTAG